GATTTTAACAAGTTACATATTTTAATACGTATATATGTCAAACCCTTTGGGAGcggcctctccataaaatgggggtaaggctagccgacatttacctctttcagaccctgcgtaaagcgggagccttgtgcactgggtacgacctttatataTGTCAAACTCTCACTTGCACGTGAGAAGTTGGTGTTCGTTCTAACTGGGTTTTTGTCGTCGTAGATTTATTCAATAGGGAAGTTGGTGTGGGTAACCACAGGTGAAGTCCAAGAGGCAGCAAAGAAGGAACTGATAGAGTGCTTTAAGCTGCTGGAAAACGAGCTAGGGGACAAGACCTACTTTGGGGGTGAGAGTTTTGGCCTAGTGGACGTGGCACTTATCCCTTTCTATAGCTGGTTCTATGCGCTGGAGACCTGTGGAAACATGTGCATGGTGAAGGAGTGTCCGAGGCTGGTGGGTTGGGCAAAGAGATGCATGCAGAGGGAGAGCGTGTCCGAGTCTCTGCCCGATCAGTACAAAATGTATGACTTCCTTTTGGAGCTTAGAAAGAAGTTTGATGTTCATACCTAAGACACACAGATCTTTAGACTTGTCAAACTTGTTCATGCATGGATCGATGAGTATAGCCTATATGTGATATTCGTGTCTCTAAAGTGGAAAATATGACTGTATCTCtacctttttattttaaaataaatgacGTTTGCAGATTTAAGTTTAGTCAAGTTGGTTAGAAGTTTAGTCAAGTTGGTTAGAGCAGTGTGCTGTATTTTTTAATTGCTTtttataaacaaagaaaatgaacttttttgtatttatttctgTTGCATGTATAAGAACTATGAAATTGAATCAAATGCCAAACAATTTGTTTTTAGTTCGATATATTTTaactagaagaaaaagaaagaatagtcttttaattcaatcgAACACTTGGGTATAATTAACCCTTGCACCAACTTATGCTACTTATCCAATGACCCACCAATTTGGATCGGCATAAGGTGATGATAACAAATCGCTAAACATGTCAAATGTATCGTCCTGTAGGGGCACGATGGCCACATCCACAGCGATCGAACCTGCAATACACGACTTGTGAAACATATGCTTACATGGCATCTCCTTGGGTTCAACGCCCACCTTCATGTTTTCAAGCAGAattcggattctctttgtgactTGTGAGGATTCCGGGATTCGTCAATCTTATctatttatcgtacatcgtacggtcagaaattattttaaatatttttatttaaaattaaacgcAAACAGTATTTGATAAAAATTaactgcacgatatacgattAACGAACTTCATTTACGAATCTCTAAAATCCTCACCAacaggatccgaagaggatccggATCCTGTTGGTTCCAAGCAGATGCAACACTCCTTGTGGTCCTTCGTCAGTCGGGGTCGTAATGGCATCGACGGCGGTGTTGGACAGCACAGGAAGCAGCCCCTACGGGTCGTAAAATAAAGAGGAGGAGCGCGTGGTAGTACCAAATAATTCTTCTGGCAACATTTTCTATTTCGAAATagatatttatgaaattataagAAGAACAACAAAACATTAGAATCATAGATTTAATAAACTAAAATTACGATAAATCAATTATAATTTACTTATTTGTAAAATACAGAAGACATAGTTCTTATGGATGACTCAAAAATCttctattttattataaatcaaTCATAATAAAGCTCTTCTGCCGCCTTCTGATCCTTACCCTAGAGCCCATGCAAGGTTCTGGGCTGACTATGTTGACAAGAAGGTTAGCTATTTCAGTTTATGCGTCAAACTGTGATTTTAACGATTTAACGATTTTAACAATTTTAGTCTATGAGTCAAACTCTGACTTGCACGTAAGAAGTTGGTGTTCTTTCTAACTGGGTTTTTGTCATCGTAGATTTATTCAACAGGGAAGTTGGTGTGGGTAACCACAGGTGAAGTCCAAGAGGCAGCAAAGAAGGAACTGATAGAGAGTGCTTCAAGCTGCTGGAAAACGAGCTAGGGGACAAGGCCTACTTTCGGGGTGAGAGTTTTGTCCTAGTGGACGTGGCACTTATCCCTTTCTATAGCTGGTTCTATGCACTGGAGACCTGTGGAAACCTGTGCATGGTGAAGGAGTGTCCGAGGCTGGTGGGTTGGGCAAAGAGATGTATGCAGAGGGAGAGTGTGTCCAAGTCTCTTCCTGATCAGTACAAAATGTATGACTTCCTTTTGGAGCTTAGAAAGAAGTTTGATGTTCATACATAAGACACACAGATCTTTAGATTTGTCAAACTTGTTCATGCATGGATCGATGAGTATAGCCTATATGTGACATTCATGTCTCCAAAGTGGAAAATATGACTGTATCTCtacctttttattttaaaataaatgacGTTTGCAGATTTGAGTTTAGTTAAGTTGGTTAGAAGTTTAGTCAAGTTGGTTAGAACAATGTGTTGTATTTTTTAATTGCTTtttataaacaaagaaaatgaactttttgtatttatttctgTCGCATGTATAAGAACTATGAAATTGAATCAAATGCCAAACAATTTGTTTCTAGTTCGATATATTTTaaccagaagaaaaagaaagaatagtCTTTTAATACAATTTAATTCAATCGAACACTTGGGTATAACCATTGCACCAACTTATGCTACTTATCCAGTGACCCACCAGTTTGGATCGGGACAAGGTGATGGTAACAAATCGCTAAACATGTCAAATGTATCGTCCTGTAGGGGCATGATGGCCACATCCACAGCGATCGAACCTGCAATACACGACTTGTGAAACATATACTTACATGGCATCTCCTTGGCTTCAAGGCCCACCTTCATGTTTTCAAGCagaatccggatcctctttgtgacttGTGAGGATCCCGGAGATCCATCAATCTTGtatgtttatcgtacatcgtgcggtcataaattattttaaataatttatttaaaattaaacgtaaacagtacttgacaaaaattaactgcacgatgtacgatgaacgaacactaTTTACGAATCCCTAAGATCCTCACCAACAGGATCCGGATCCTGTTGGTTCCAAGCAGATACAACACTCCTTCTGGTCCTTCGTCAGTCGGGGTCGTAATGGCATCGATGGCGGTGTTGGACAGCACCGG
This genomic interval from Malus domestica chromosome 05, GDT2T_hap1 contains the following:
- the LOC103427999 gene encoding probable glutathione S-transferase, with the translated sequence MAEEVVLLDFWPSPFGMRVRIALAEKGVEYESREEDLSNKSPLLLKMNPVHKQIPVLIHKGRPICESLIIVQYIDEVWSDKAPLLPSDPYPRAHARFWADYVDKKIYSIGKLVWVTTGEVQEAAKKELIECFKLLENELGDKTYFGGESFGLVDVALIPFYSWFYALETCGNMCMVKECPRLVGWAKRCMQRESVSESLPDQYKMYDFLLELRKKFDVHT